From a single Nostoc edaphicum CCNP1411 genomic region:
- a CDS encoding hybrid sensor histidine kinase/response regulator, translated as MNTILIIEDEPQVRGNIQEILQLSDFETLIAANGKIGLEIAQSKLPDLIICDIMMPELDGYSVLSALRKNEATINIPLIFVTAKAERSDFRQGMDFGADDYLTKPFTPEELLNAIASRLDKHASVERQTQAKLDELRMNIAHSLPHELNTPLNGILGMSQLLIESCSVMPDSEEVEIAELIYRSANRLNALVQRFLLYSDLELISKNPEKVRQIQDKKDKCLAEKIISEIALKKAIENCRQKDLKLDIQESTVQLPQENFSILIEELLENSFKFSLPSSEIKVLSKIEGNKFNLSVIDNGKGMAIEEINKIGAFVQFNRKLWEQQGSGLGLAIVQHIVKLYGGEFTIASIPEKGTIVSVSLPC; from the coding sequence ATGAACACAATTTTAATTATAGAAGACGAACCCCAAGTCAGGGGAAATATTCAGGAGATTCTACAACTTTCTGATTTTGAAACTTTGATAGCTGCAAACGGTAAGATTGGATTAGAAATTGCTCAATCAAAATTACCAGATTTAATTATCTGTGACATTATGATGCCTGAATTAGACGGCTATAGCGTGCTGTCTGCTTTACGTAAAAATGAAGCAACTATCAATATTCCTTTAATATTTGTTACTGCTAAAGCAGAGCGTTCAGATTTTCGTCAGGGAATGGATTTTGGGGCTGATGATTATTTGACTAAACCGTTTACTCCTGAAGAACTACTCAATGCGATCGCTTCTCGTCTTGATAAACACGCTTCAGTTGAGCGCCAAACTCAAGCCAAACTAGACGAACTCAGAATGAATATTGCTCACTCATTACCTCACGAATTGAATACGCCTTTAAATGGCATTCTCGGTATGTCACAGTTGTTAATCGAAAGTTGTAGTGTCATGCCTGACTCTGAAGAAGTCGAAATTGCAGAATTAATTTACAGATCTGCCAATCGATTGAATGCATTAGTTCAAAGATTTTTGTTATATAGTGACCTGGAATTAATATCTAAAAATCCCGAAAAAGTCCGTCAAATCCAAGATAAAAAAGATAAATGTCTTGCTGAGAAAATTATTAGTGAAATCGCTCTCAAAAAAGCTATAGAAAACTGTAGACAAAAAGATTTAAAGCTGGATATCCAAGAATCTACCGTACAATTACCACAAGAAAATTTTAGTATTCTGATTGAAGAATTACTGGAGAATTCTTTTAAATTCTCTTTGCCAAGCAGCGAAATTAAAGTTCTTAGTAAGATAGAAGGTAATAAATTTAATTTGTCTGTAATTGATAATGGCAAAGGTATGGCAATTGAAGAGATTAATAAAATTGGAGCTTTCGTACAATTTAATCGAAAGTTATGGGAACAACAAGGTTCTGGCTTAGGGTTGGCTATTGTTCAGCATATAGTTAAATTATATGGTGGTGAATTTACAATTGCTAGCATTCCTGAAAAAGGAACTATTGTAAGTGTTAGTTTGCCTTGCTAG
- a CDS encoding response regulator transcription factor has translation MNKKILVIEDEVQICSNIQQILSFSDFNAITANNGLEGLRLAKTEQPDLICCDVMMPELDGYGVLTALRQDPVTESIPVIFLTAKVDRGDLRQGMELGADDYLTKPFSTEELLKAIKVRLERVEKPTLIKQQYEQEHQKNTKLKQQIEINSQKLQESQHLAEICNEVIQKLLQDLGNPLSNINIAIYMLKKAQSDVERDRYLSILQQEYAREMMFLNEMKNLQTLLTPENAKILQSFNVFNNNK, from the coding sequence ATGAACAAAAAAATATTAGTAATTGAAGATGAAGTTCAAATTTGTTCAAATATTCAACAAATTCTAAGTTTCTCCGACTTTAATGCTATTACCGCAAATAATGGTTTAGAAGGATTACGACTTGCTAAAACAGAACAACCAGACCTTATTTGTTGTGACGTTATGATGCCTGAACTTGACGGTTACGGTGTACTGACAGCCTTACGCCAAGACCCGGTAACTGAATCTATCCCAGTAATTTTTCTGACTGCAAAAGTAGACCGCGGTGACTTACGCCAAGGTATGGAGTTAGGAGCCGATGATTATCTTACAAAACCTTTCTCTACAGAAGAACTTTTAAAGGCAATTAAGGTCAGATTAGAACGCGTAGAAAAACCAACTTTAATCAAACAACAATATGAGCAAGAACATCAAAAAAATACCAAATTGAAGCAGCAGATAGAGATAAATTCACAAAAACTGCAAGAGAGCCAACACCTGGCAGAAATATGCAACGAGGTTATACAAAAACTTTTACAAGATTTAGGTAATCCGCTTTCAAATATTAATATAGCGATCTATATGCTGAAAAAAGCTCAATCAGATGTTGAGCGCGATCGCTACTTGAGTATCTTACAACAAGAGTATGCTAGAGAAATGATGTTTTTGAATGAAATGAAGAATTTACAAACATTACTAACTCCAGAAAATGCCAAAATTTTGCAAAGCTTCAATGTGTTTAACAATAACAAATAA
- a CDS encoding PAS domain S-box protein, whose protein sequence is MFINSLISDNLQQTIIRHPLVVSSEVMLPYVIALINEASGNHDSWSIKDSNYLPHSGKDIASNISQATSCVLVLENSHLVGIITQRDLIKLTAQGKNIEDVSVAQVMTRELITLKLRDFKDVFAALHLLRKNRICHLPIIGDQGELIGLVTPSSLLTVSILQAELYNYTRVKFVERQKIEAELRLERNFISTILNLADALVIVLDCQGKILRFNHTCEQATGYAFDEVNGRFVWDVLLLPDTTKCIKDIFQNLADREFPQRYETSLVTKDSEQRLISWSNKVLLNRDNQVDYIVCTGIDITESRKAQEELQQTRNFLQSMINNLPVAVFVKDAKSESFGTVKLWNHTCENIFGITAEQAIGKTDYELFPKEQADFFCQKDLATVASGVPQDISEEPIDSPSFGRRILHTTKIPLYDKNQQPEYLLCISEDITEYKRAEKNLQQAKEQLQTVLDAVPGFVSWVNDDGYYLGVNRHLAESFNLTTDAFVGQELGFMENSPQFTEFMHEFLDRQDVADSKVIDVQINNKTCNYLLVAQKYQQNTAAVAIGIDITKRKQAEIALQSLIESTASTTGRDFFPALVEHISSTLDVRNTLVSELIDEQAHTLGFWSDGQLQPNLCYDPKLTTCEILLKQGFYHCSSRIQQLFPNAKRLAAMEGESSMGVILSDDFGQPIGSLCIVDDKPIPDQHKFEGILKVFAARASAELQRQRAQEALQKLNQDLEVRVKQRTLDLQQSEAELRAIFNQAAVGIKLESLDGHFLKVNQKLCEILGYSQEEILKKNFRDITHPEDIQIHLNQLQKLIAGKLETFSIEKRYLHKNADVIWINLTVSLIRDPSGKPIYVIGVVKDIRERKQAEENICKALVKEKELSELKSRFISMTSHEFRTPLAVIASSAGILKSFSHKLDEEQKNKHLQCIQTYVQHTTQLLDDILLINKAEAGKLAFEPTCVNLINFCRSLVDEIQLSSPNHTLAFSPQYLGNSSTDDHFMACIDKKLLRQILSNLLSNAVKYSLDGSNVEVDLLVQDKSAVFLIQDEGIGILPEEQQNLFEPFYRASNVGNTPGTGLGLAIVKNCIDLYRGRITFASQVGVGTTFRVELPLMTSDLLHEKYLMCY, encoded by the coding sequence ATGTTCATTAATTCTCTCATTTCTGATAATTTACAACAGACAATCATTCGTCATCCGCTCGTTGTTAGCTCTGAGGTTATGCTTCCATATGTGATTGCACTAATCAATGAAGCATCAGGTAATCATGATAGTTGGTCAATTAAAGATAGCAATTATTTGCCTCATTCAGGTAAAGATATAGCTAGCAACATATCTCAAGCTACTAGTTGTGTTTTAGTTCTAGAAAACTCGCATTTGGTGGGTATAATTACGCAACGAGATTTAATTAAACTAACAGCACAAGGTAAAAATATAGAGGATGTCAGTGTTGCCCAAGTGATGACCAGAGAGTTAATAACATTGAAACTAAGAGATTTCAAAGATGTTTTTGCTGCATTACATCTGCTGAGAAAAAATCGAATTTGTCATCTGCCTATTATTGGGGATCAAGGAGAATTAATTGGATTAGTGACTCCTAGCAGTCTGCTGACAGTTTCTATTCTACAAGCCGAACTTTACAATTATACACGAGTTAAATTTGTAGAACGCCAGAAAATTGAGGCAGAACTGCGATTAGAGCGTAATTTTATTTCTACCATTTTGAATCTAGCAGATGCTCTAGTTATAGTACTAGATTGTCAGGGAAAGATTCTTCGCTTTAATCATACTTGTGAACAAGCTACAGGTTACGCATTTGATGAAGTTAATGGAAGATTTGTTTGGGATGTGCTGCTGTTACCTGATACAACAAAATGTATCAAAGATATTTTTCAAAATTTAGCTGATAGAGAATTTCCTCAACGTTACGAAACTTCTTTAGTAACTAAAGATAGTGAGCAACGCTTAATTTCTTGGTCAAATAAGGTCTTACTTAATCGGGACAATCAAGTTGATTATATCGTCTGTACAGGCATTGACATTACTGAAAGCCGAAAAGCACAAGAGGAACTCCAGCAGACTCGCAACTTTTTACAGTCGATGATTAATAATCTGCCTGTAGCCGTCTTTGTTAAAGATGCCAAATCAGAAAGTTTTGGGACAGTCAAGCTCTGGAATCATACCTGTGAAAATATCTTTGGTATTACAGCAGAGCAGGCTATTGGCAAAACAGATTACGAATTATTCCCGAAAGAACAAGCAGACTTTTTTTGTCAAAAAGACCTAGCAACTGTTGCTAGCGGCGTACCTCAAGATATTTCTGAAGAACCTATTGACAGTCCTAGTTTTGGCAGAAGAATTTTACATACAACTAAAATTCCTTTGTATGACAAAAACCAACAACCCGAATACCTGTTGTGTATTTCCGAAGACATTACAGAATATAAACGAGCAGAAAAAAATCTGCAACAAGCAAAAGAGCAATTACAAACGGTTTTAGATGCAGTACCTGGGTTTGTTTCTTGGGTAAATGATGATGGATATTATTTAGGGGTTAATCGCCATTTAGCTGAAAGTTTTAACTTGACTACCGATGCTTTTGTTGGTCAAGAATTGGGCTTTATGGAAAACAGCCCGCAATTTACAGAATTTATGCATGAATTTTTAGATAGGCAAGATGTAGCAGATTCTAAGGTTATTGATGTCCAAATTAATAATAAAACATGCAATTATTTGCTCGTAGCTCAAAAATATCAACAAAACACAGCCGCCGTTGCTATCGGAATCGATATTACAAAACGCAAACAAGCTGAAATAGCCTTACAAAGTTTGATAGAAAGCACAGCTTCTACGACTGGACGTGACTTTTTTCCAGCATTAGTTGAGCATATTTCTTCGACTTTAGATGTCCGTAACACCTTAGTCAGTGAGTTAATTGATGAGCAAGCTCACACTTTAGGATTTTGGTCTGATGGGCAGTTACAACCCAATCTTTGCTATGACCCAAAATTAACTACATGTGAAATTTTGCTCAAGCAAGGATTTTACCACTGTAGTTCGAGAATTCAGCAACTTTTTCCTAATGCTAAAAGATTAGCTGCTATGGAAGGTGAAAGTTCTATGGGAGTTATTTTGAGTGATGATTTTGGTCAACCAATTGGCTCACTATGCATAGTAGATGACAAACCCATACCTGACCAACATAAATTTGAAGGAATTCTCAAAGTATTTGCAGCCAGAGCATCTGCTGAACTGCAAAGGCAACGAGCGCAAGAAGCTTTACAAAAACTCAATCAAGATTTAGAAGTCAGGGTTAAGCAACGTACTTTAGACTTACAACAAAGTGAGGCAGAACTTAGAGCTATTTTTAATCAAGCAGCAGTGGGAATTAAACTAGAAAGTTTAGATGGTCATTTTCTGAAAGTTAATCAAAAGTTGTGTGAAATTTTAGGCTATAGCCAAGAAGAAATACTAAAGAAAAACTTTAGAGATATCACACATCCAGAAGATATACAAATCCATCTCAATCAGTTGCAAAAATTAATAGCAGGAAAACTAGAAACATTCTCCATTGAGAAGCGCTATTTACATAAAAATGCTGATGTAATTTGGATAAATCTCACGGTTTCTCTAATTCGAGATCCGAGTGGTAAACCCATTTACGTGATCGGTGTAGTTAAAGACATACGCGAGCGCAAACAAGCTGAAGAAAATATTTGTAAAGCTTTAGTAAAAGAAAAAGAACTCAGTGAGTTGAAATCTCGTTTCATTTCTATGACCTCCCACGAGTTCCGAACTCCTTTAGCTGTGATTGCTTCCTCTGCTGGAATCTTAAAAAGTTTTAGCCATAAATTAGATGAAGAACAAAAGAATAAACATCTCCAGTGCATTCAGACTTATGTTCAACACACTACTCAACTATTAGATGATATTTTGCTAATTAATAAGGCTGAAGCTGGAAAATTAGCATTTGAACCAACTTGTGTTAATTTGATTAATTTCTGTCGTTCTTTGGTAGATGAAATTCAACTCAGTTCTCCGAATCATACCCTAGCCTTTTCTCCCCAGTACTTGGGTAATTCATCAACAGATGATCACTTTATGGCTTGTATAGACAAGAAGCTTTTGCGACAAATATTGAGCAATTTGCTTTCAAACGCTGTCAAATATTCACTAGACGGTAGCAATGTTGAAGTTGATCTGTTAGTTCAAGATAAAAGCGCAGTTTTTCTAATTCAAGATGAGGGTATTGGTATTTTACCAGAGGAGCAACAGAACTTGTTTGAACCATTCTACCGAGCTAGCAATGTTGGTAATACGCCAGGAACTGGATTAGGTTTAGCAATAGTCAAAAATTGCATAGACCTTTATAGAGGAAGAATTACCTTCGCTAGCCAGGTCGGAGTTGGTACGACATTTAGGGTAGAACTACCACTAATGACAAGTGACCTACTCCATGAAAAATATCTAATGTGTTATTAG